In Pseudomonas sp. LRP2-20, the genomic window CGCTTCTGGTCCAGCTTGATGACCTTGAATTCCAGCTCTTTGCCTTCCAGGTGGGTGGTGTCGCGCACTGGGCGGACATCAACCAGGGAGCCCGGCAGGAACGCACGGATGCCGTTAACGTCGACAGTGAAGCCGCCCTTAACCTTACCGTTGATAACGCCCTTGACCACTTCTTCGGCGGCGAAAGCTGCTTCCAGAACAATCCAGCACTCGGCGCGCTTGGCTTTTTCACGGGACAGTTTGGTTTCGCCAAAGCCGTCTTCGACCGCGTCCAGCGCAACGTGAACTTCGTCACCGACCTTGATGGTCAGCTCGCCAGCTTCGTTGTAGAACTGCTCGAGCGGGATGACGCCCTCGGACTTCAGGCCAGCGTGTACGGTAACCCAGTCGCCGTCGATGTCGACAACGATACCGGAGATGATGGCACCCGGCTGAAGATTGAGGGTTTTCAGGCTTTCTTCAAAGAGTTCTGCAAAGCTTTCGCTCATTTTAATTCCTGTAGATTCGGGCGAAACAGACGCCCATCGCCACATTCCAGACAATGTGGGTTTGTTTTAAGTAAAGGAAAGCCGGCAGGACGTTGACTGGTGCCCCTGCCTGCTCTCCTGGCTATCAGACCAAGTCGCGCTGGGCGAGCTCGCTCCTGATACGTTGCAACACCTGCTCGATGGACAACTCGGTAGAGTCCAGCTGAATGGCATCGGCCGCTGGTTTCAGCGGGGCCACTGCACGCTGGGTGTCACGTTCATCACGCGCACGAATCTCATCTAGCAGACTCGACAGACTAACATCTTCACCCTTGCCCTTCAACTGCAGGTAGCGGCGACGGGCACGTTCCTCGGCGCTGGCGGTGAGGAAGACCTTCAGCGGCGCGTCCGGGAACACCACGGTGCCCATGTCGCGACCATCGGCGATCAGCCCTGGCGCTTCGCGGAAGGCGCGCTGGCGCTGCAGCAGCGCTTCACGCACTGCGGGCAGCGAGGCGACCATCGAGGCG contains:
- the cmk gene encoding (d)CMP kinase is translated as MNSQAPVITIDGPSGSGKGTVAGILARELGWRLLDSGALYRLLAFNASNHGVDLTNEELLKALAAHLDVQFIAAEPGKLQQIILEGEDVSNVIRTETVGAGASMVASLPAVREALLQRQRAFREAPGLIADGRDMGTVVFPDAPLKVFLTASAEERARRRYLQLKGKGEDVSLSSLLDEIRARDERDTQRAVAPLKPAADAIQLDSTELSIEQVLQRIRSELAQRDLV